A DNA window from Methylobacterium sp. NMS14P contains the following coding sequences:
- the metH gene encoding methionine synthase, whose amino-acid sequence MTAFAPVDGTEIAQALRQRAAEKILVLDGAMGTVIQRLKYSEEDFRGERFEDHGHDQKGNNDLLILTQPDAIRQIHLDYFLAGADVCETNTFSGTTIAQADYGMESIIHELNAEGARLAREAAKLAEEKDGRRRFVAGAIGPTNRTLSISPDVNNPGFRAVTFDQVKQAYVEQVRGLIDGGAELILIETIFDTLNAKAAVAAAWQVFDETGIRLPIQISGTITDLSGRTLSGQTPAAFWHSLRHSEPLTFGLNCALGAREMRGHIAELSRICDTLVCAYPNAGLPNEFGLYDESPEAMGKLVGEFAESGLVNMVGGCCGTTPDHIRAIAEAVAGKAPRPIPEIPRLMRLSGLEPFVLTPEIPFVNVGERTNVTGSAKFRKLITNGDYAAALDVARDQVAAGAQVIDVNMDEGLLDSQKAMVEFLNLVAAEPDIARVPVMVDSSKFEVIEAGLKCIQGKPIVNSISMKEGEEKFIEAAKICRSYGAAVVVMAFDEQGQADSYERKVEICTKAYRILTEQVGFPPEDIIFDPNIFAVATGIEEHNPYGVAFIEATRTIRETLPHAHISGGVSNLSFAFRGNEPVREAMHAVFLFHCIKAGMDMGIVNAGQLAVYDEIPAELRELCEDVVLNRRDDSTERLLEAAERFKTGASAQAKTADLTWREAPVAKRIEHALVNGITEYIVADTEEARQGVERPLHVIEGPLMAGMNVVGDLFGSGKMFLPQVVKSARVMKQAVAYLEPFMEEEKRANGGDGKRQAAGKVLMATVKGDVHDIGKNIVGVVLACNNYEIIDLGVMVPAAKILETAKTEKVDIVGLSGLITPSLDEMVHVAGEMEREGLDVPLLIGGATTSRVHTAVKIHPAYAKGQAVYVTDASRAVGVVSSLISKETRGPTIEKVRAEYAKVADAHKRSEADKQRLPLAKARTNAFRIDWSAYKPAKPTFTGTRVYGSYEVADLVPYIDWTPFLQTYEFKGRFPAILDDPEQGPAARALYEDAQEMLKQIVEERWFNPKAVIGFWPANSVGDDIALYTGESRSERLATFHGLRQQLSKRDGRSNTCLSDFVAPSETGIADYVGGFVVTAGLEEVRIAERFERANDDYRAILVKALADRIAEAFAERMHERVRKEFWGYASEEAYAPEELVLEKYDGIRPAPGYPAQPDHTEKTTLFDLLKAESRIGVKLTESYAMWPGSSVSGIYIAHPEAHYFGVAKVERDQVEDYAARKGMDVREVERWLGPILNYDPARYLPQAAE is encoded by the coding sequence TCGCCCAGGCCGATTACGGCATGGAGTCGATCATCCACGAGCTGAACGCCGAGGGCGCCCGGCTCGCCCGGGAGGCCGCCAAGCTCGCCGAGGAGAAGGACGGCCGCCGCCGCTTCGTGGCCGGCGCCATCGGGCCGACGAACCGGACTTTGTCGATCTCGCCGGACGTGAACAACCCGGGCTTCCGGGCCGTGACCTTCGATCAGGTCAAGCAGGCCTACGTGGAGCAGGTCCGCGGCCTGATCGACGGCGGCGCCGAGCTGATCCTGATCGAGACGATCTTCGACACGCTCAACGCCAAGGCGGCGGTTGCGGCCGCGTGGCAGGTCTTCGACGAGACCGGCATCCGGCTGCCGATCCAGATCTCCGGCACGATCACCGACCTCTCGGGCCGCACCCTGTCGGGCCAGACCCCGGCGGCCTTCTGGCACTCCCTGCGCCATTCCGAGCCGCTGACCTTCGGCCTCAACTGCGCGCTCGGCGCCCGCGAGATGCGCGGCCACATCGCCGAGCTGTCGCGGATCTGCGACACGCTGGTCTGCGCCTACCCGAATGCCGGCCTGCCGAACGAGTTCGGCCTCTACGACGAGAGCCCGGAGGCCATGGGCAAGCTGGTCGGCGAGTTCGCCGAATCCGGCCTCGTCAACATGGTCGGCGGCTGCTGCGGCACGACCCCGGACCACATCCGCGCCATCGCGGAGGCCGTCGCCGGCAAGGCGCCGCGGCCAATCCCCGAGATCCCCCGCCTGATGCGGCTCTCCGGCCTCGAGCCCTTCGTCCTCACGCCGGAAATCCCGTTCGTGAACGTCGGCGAGCGCACGAACGTCACCGGCTCGGCCAAGTTCCGCAAGCTCATCACCAACGGCGACTACGCGGCGGCGCTGGACGTCGCCCGTGATCAGGTGGCGGCCGGCGCCCAGGTGATCGACGTCAACATGGACGAGGGCCTGCTCGACTCGCAGAAGGCGATGGTCGAGTTCCTGAACCTCGTCGCCGCCGAGCCCGACATCGCCCGGGTGCCCGTGATGGTCGATTCCTCGAAGTTCGAGGTGATCGAGGCCGGTCTGAAGTGCATCCAGGGCAAGCCGATCGTGAACTCGATCTCCATGAAGGAGGGCGAGGAGAAGTTCATCGAGGCCGCCAAGATCTGCCGCTCCTACGGGGCCGCCGTGGTGGTGATGGCCTTCGACGAGCAGGGGCAGGCGGATTCCTACGAGCGCAAGGTCGAGATCTGCACCAAGGCCTACCGGATCCTGACCGAGCAGGTCGGCTTCCCGCCCGAGGACATCATCTTCGACCCGAACATCTTCGCCGTCGCCACCGGTATCGAGGAGCACAACCCGTACGGCGTCGCCTTCATCGAGGCGACCCGGACGATCCGCGAGACCCTGCCGCACGCCCACATCTCGGGCGGCGTCTCGAACCTCAGCTTCGCCTTCCGCGGCAACGAGCCGGTGCGCGAGGCGATGCACGCGGTGTTCCTGTTCCACTGCATCAAGGCGGGCATGGACATGGGCATCGTCAATGCCGGTCAGCTCGCCGTCTACGACGAGATCCCGGCCGAGCTGCGCGAGCTCTGCGAGGACGTGGTCCTCAACCGTCGGGACGATTCCACCGAGCGCCTGCTGGAGGCGGCCGAGCGGTTCAAGACCGGCGCCTCGGCCCAGGCCAAGACCGCCGACCTGACCTGGCGCGAGGCCCCGGTCGCGAAGCGCATCGAGCACGCGCTGGTCAACGGCATCACCGAGTACATCGTGGCCGACACCGAGGAGGCGCGCCAGGGCGTGGAGCGCCCGCTCCACGTGATCGAGGGCCCGCTGATGGCCGGCATGAACGTGGTCGGCGACCTGTTCGGCTCCGGCAAGATGTTCCTGCCGCAAGTGGTGAAGTCCGCCCGCGTGATGAAGCAGGCGGTCGCCTATCTCGAGCCCTTCATGGAGGAGGAGAAGCGCGCCAACGGCGGCGACGGCAAGCGTCAGGCCGCCGGCAAGGTGCTGATGGCCACCGTGAAGGGCGACGTCCACGACATCGGCAAGAACATCGTCGGCGTCGTGCTGGCCTGCAACAACTACGAGATCATCGATCTCGGGGTGATGGTACCGGCCGCCAAGATCCTGGAGACCGCCAAGACCGAGAAGGTCGACATCGTCGGCCTGTCGGGCCTGATCACCCCGTCGCTCGACGAGATGGTCCACGTGGCCGGCGAGATGGAGCGCGAGGGCCTCGACGTGCCGCTGCTGATTGGCGGCGCCACCACCAGCCGCGTCCACACGGCGGTGAAGATCCACCCGGCCTACGCCAAGGGGCAGGCGGTCTACGTCACCGACGCGAGCCGCGCGGTCGGCGTGGTGTCGAGCCTGATCTCCAAGGAGACCCGCGGGCCCACGATCGAGAAGGTCCGGGCCGAGTACGCCAAGGTCGCCGACGCCCACAAGCGCTCGGAGGCCGACAAGCAGCGGCTGCCGCTCGCCAAGGCGCGGACCAACGCCTTCAGGATCGACTGGTCGGCCTACAAGCCGGCCAAGCCGACCTTCACCGGCACCCGGGTCTACGGCTCCTACGAGGTCGCCGACCTCGTGCCCTACATCGACTGGACGCCGTTCCTGCAGACTTACGAGTTCAAGGGCCGCTTCCCGGCGATCCTGGACGATCCCGAGCAGGGCCCGGCCGCCCGCGCCCTCTACGAGGACGCGCAAGAGATGCTGAAGCAGATCGTGGAGGAGCGCTGGTTCAACCCGAAGGCGGTGATCGGCTTCTGGCCGGCCAACAGCGTCGGCGACGACATCGCGCTCTACACCGGCGAGAGCCGGTCGGAGCGGCTCGCCACCTTCCACGGCCTGCGCCAGCAGCTCTCGAAGCGCGACGGGCGGTCGAACACCTGCCTGTCGGACTTCGTGGCGCCTTCCGAGACCGGCATCGCCGATTACGTCGGCGGCTTCGTGGTCACGGCCGGCCTGGAGGAGGTGCGCATCGCCGAGCGCTTCGAGCGGGCGAACGACGATTACCGGGCGATCCTCGTGAAGGCGCTGGCCGACCGCATCGCCGAGGCCTTCGCCGAGCGGATGCACGAGCGCGTGCGCAAGGAGTTCTGGGGCTACGCGTCTGAGGAGGCCTACGCGCCCGAGGAGCTGGTGCTGGAGAAGTACGACGGCATCCGTCCGGCTCCGGGCTACCCGGCCCAGCCCGACCACACCGAGAAGACCACGCTGTTCGACCTGCTGAAGGCCGAGAGCCGGATCGGCGTGAAGCTGACCGAGTCCTACGCCATGTGGCCGGGCTCGTCGGTGTCGGGGATCTACATCGCCCACCCGGAGGCGCACTATTTCGGCGTCGCCAAGGTGGAGCGGGATCAGGTCGAGGATTACGCCGCCCGCAAGGGGATGGATGTCCGCGAGGTCGAGCGCTGGCTCGGGCCGATCCTCAACTACGACCCGGCGCGGTACCTGCCGCAGGCGGCGGAGTAG